In Marivirga salinae, a single window of DNA contains:
- a CDS encoding CHAT domain-containing protein: MKNFLLILLLLQITSIVSLKAQESDLEFYNKIENAFNSEEYKFILSQQDKILQRSNTDKDSLSAELLYYLGDAYLAYDSLDNALEVMQKELNLRKKLPSSDPVLIADIHFNLGYYLLFINDFQKAKQNFSEASEIYKKNVGTASIGYVESEIELAKTYGVLGDHRKSMEILEKLLKLDYVKEQYQHVVNKELGMAYFDIGYYSKSEAILKENLQFIEKNFGKESVQYAEALVTLAIPYYYRSQYSEAELLYNQALEISAKLSGNELLKEKTNNNLAILYWKIGLYDEALNILEDLIREESTLHNASIHNNYAQNLVEIGEIDSALKHFDKSLNIIEQNLGTKSELYTRHLKEKALALGKSNDLEKYYTLMNKSFNTSQLILEKSNPEYSKYELKWGIANFRMNEIKKAEKHINQAHELRAKYLSKNHPLYAESSKELAELTWFQDNPKKAKSYFNETFDNYFAQIEAYFPALSEQQKANFYTNTLRSTFEEYNSFAIAYMDKDPSLLGDMYNYQLATKGLIMYATAKARKNILNSDNEDLKNKYQSWISTKELIAQLYSMSEEEIAQQDLKLDSLISSSKELEKELSRASSDFEDAFVAKDYTWKDVQNELKENEAAIEMIRFGKFKPDSSGIFENKVNYAALLIDKNSKQPKLILLENGLELENKYIKNYRNSIKYKVKDQYSYQFYWKPIAEKTNQYDKIYLSPDGIYNQISVNTLYNSNTEKYVLEEQNIQLVTNTKDLIAFNNDSKSKVASAPSLFGFPNYNKGIMESKDEEDDIAEKIVENASLNRGLRGNLQRYIRGNSLVTALPGTKEEVNKINELYGDNASAKPNTYLENEADETQLKSVQNPKVLHIATHGFFLEDNESTKSESEEDKYSQNPLLKSGLIMAGANSFISSGINETNQQDGILTAFEAMNLNLNDTELVVLSACETGLGELKNGEGVYGLRRAFQVAGAEAIIMSLWSVDDEATQELMTTFYQNWIGGKDKLTAFNDAQKTIKEKYESPFYWGAFVMVGE; this comes from the coding sequence ATGAAAAACTTTTTACTGATATTACTCCTCTTGCAAATTACTTCTATAGTTAGCTTAAAAGCACAAGAAAGTGATTTAGAATTCTACAATAAAATTGAAAATGCCTTCAATTCTGAAGAATACAAATTTATTTTATCACAACAAGATAAAATACTTCAGAGAAGTAATACAGATAAGGATTCTCTTTCAGCCGAATTACTTTATTATTTGGGAGATGCTTATTTAGCTTATGATAGTTTGGACAATGCTTTGGAAGTTATGCAGAAAGAATTAAATCTGCGTAAAAAGCTACCTAGCTCAGATCCTGTATTGATTGCCGACATCCATTTCAATTTAGGTTATTATTTACTATTCATTAATGATTTCCAAAAAGCAAAACAAAATTTTTCTGAAGCTTCCGAGATATACAAAAAAAACGTAGGCACTGCTAGTATTGGCTATGTGGAAAGCGAAATTGAATTAGCTAAAACTTATGGTGTTTTGGGTGATCATAGAAAATCAATGGAGATACTAGAGAAATTATTAAAATTAGATTACGTAAAAGAACAATACCAACATGTAGTTAATAAAGAACTAGGAATGGCCTATTTTGATATTGGCTATTATTCTAAATCAGAAGCTATTTTAAAAGAAAATTTACAATTTATTGAGAAAAACTTTGGGAAGGAAAGTGTACAATATGCTGAAGCCTTAGTAACCTTAGCTATTCCTTATTATTACCGCTCCCAATATTCTGAAGCTGAATTACTTTATAATCAAGCACTTGAAATATCTGCTAAATTATCAGGAAATGAATTATTAAAAGAGAAAACAAATAACAACCTAGCTATTTTATATTGGAAAATCGGTCTTTATGATGAGGCTTTAAATATACTAGAAGATTTAATTAGAGAAGAATCTACCTTACACAATGCAAGTATTCACAATAATTATGCTCAAAACCTAGTCGAAATTGGTGAAATAGATTCTGCCCTCAAACATTTTGACAAATCACTAAATATCATCGAGCAAAACTTGGGGACAAAAAGTGAATTATACACACGCCACTTAAAGGAAAAAGCATTAGCTCTTGGTAAAAGTAATGATTTAGAAAAGTATTATACTTTAATGAATAAGAGCTTCAATACTTCTCAGTTAATTTTGGAAAAAAGTAATCCTGAGTATTCTAAATATGAGCTTAAATGGGGTATTGCTAATTTTAGAATGAATGAAATTAAAAAAGCTGAAAAACATATTAACCAAGCTCATGAATTAAGAGCAAAATATTTAAGTAAAAACCATCCTCTTTATGCAGAAAGCAGCAAAGAATTAGCTGAGCTCACTTGGTTTCAAGACAATCCTAAAAAAGCGAAAAGCTATTTCAATGAAACTTTTGATAATTATTTCGCACAAATTGAAGCTTACTTTCCAGCTTTAAGTGAGCAGCAAAAAGCGAATTTTTATACTAACACCTTAAGATCAACCTTTGAAGAATATAATTCATTTGCTATTGCCTATATGGATAAAGACCCCTCTTTATTAGGTGATATGTACAATTATCAATTGGCGACAAAAGGCTTAATTATGTATGCCACCGCAAAAGCGCGCAAAAATATTCTCAATAGTGATAACGAGGACTTGAAAAATAAATATCAAAGCTGGATAAGTACAAAAGAACTCATTGCCCAACTTTATTCTATGTCCGAAGAAGAAATAGCGCAACAGGATCTAAAATTAGACTCCTTGATTTCTTCATCGAAGGAATTGGAAAAAGAATTGAGCAGAGCATCATCAGATTTTGAAGACGCTTTTGTAGCCAAAGATTATACGTGGAAGGATGTTCAAAATGAATTAAAAGAAAATGAGGCTGCTATAGAAATGATTAGGTTTGGAAAATTCAAACCTGATAGTAGCGGCATTTTTGAAAACAAGGTTAATTACGCTGCATTATTAATTGATAAGAATTCCAAACAACCGAAACTCATTTTATTGGAGAATGGGCTAGAATTGGAAAATAAATACATCAAAAATTATAGAAACTCAATTAAATATAAAGTAAAAGATCAGTATAGTTATCAATTCTATTGGAAACCTATAGCAGAAAAAACGAATCAATATGATAAAATATACCTTTCACCTGACGGTATTTATAATCAGATTAGTGTAAATACATTATATAATTCTAATACTGAAAAATATGTGTTGGAGGAACAAAACATCCAATTAGTTACCAACACAAAAGATCTAATTGCTTTTAATAATGATAGTAAATCAAAGGTAGCCTCAGCTCCTAGTCTTTTTGGGTTCCCTAACTATAATAAAGGCATAATGGAATCAAAAGATGAAGAGGATGATATTGCCGAAAAAATTGTAGAAAATGCAAGTCTTAATAGAGGGTTAAGAGGTAATTTACAACGCTATATTAGAGGTAATTCTTTAGTTACTGCTTTACCTGGAACAAAAGAAGAAGTAAATAAAATCAATGAACTTTATGGTGATAATGCTTCAGCTAAACCCAACACATATCTGGAAAATGAAGCAGATGAAACGCAATTGAAAAGTGTCCAGAACCCAAAGGTTCTTCATATAGCAACTCATGGTTTTTTTCTTGAGGATAATGAATCAACAAAGAGTGAATCAGAAGAAGATAAATACAGCCAAAACCCTCTTCTGAAATCTGGTTTGATTATGGCAGGCGCCAACTCATTTATTAGTTCAGGAATTAATGAAACTAACCAACAAGATGGGATCCTAACCGCCTTTGAGGCAATGAACTTAAATTTAAACGATACGGAATTAGTAGTGCTTTCAGCTTGTGAAACTGGCTTGGGAGAATTAAAAAATGGCGAGGGTGTTTACGGTTTAAGAAGAGCTTTCCAAGTTGCCGGAGCCGAAGCCATCATTATGAGTTTGTGGTCTGTTGATGATGAAGCAACTCAAGAATTAATGACTACTTTCTATCAAAACTGGATAGGTGGTAAAGATAAATTAACCGCATTTAATGACGCTCAAAAAACCATTAAGGAAAAATATGAATCTCCATTCTACTGGGGAGCTTTTGTTATGGTGGGTGAATGA
- a CDS encoding T9SS type A sorting domain-containing protein: MRKLFLSVFFLLTVTSVMGQLSVGTLTKTQTTICSNGQSTITVNWSGGTPNYTVNFNVMDPNNVSAVLRTFTREDVSVTSATYGYQPQNADIIGISGDATIQVEVIDAGSESVVFPLTTISVTPGPTADAGPDQTICESGSVNLAGSASNYSSVSWSSSGTGTFDDASSLSPIYTPSTADAQDGFIILTLDVFSDDVNCSSEFADMFLTIESAPNAGTYIGTAADVCNSETAFDLNTLLDGSQDVGGSWSDDDGSGAFISGSVVDFIEVLAGTYNFTYTVVGSGACPDDVETVTVNVSEAPFAGFYVGNPAPVCNSETAFDLTTGLDGSQYFGGTWSDDNGSGAIISGDFADFTGVSPGTYDFTYTVTGPGACPDDSETVSINVEAEPSAGTYIGVAAEICTLDPPFDLSTLLDGSQDGGGFWNDISGSEASISGDLADFGPVLPGTYDFEYVVTGAGSCPSATEVVTVNLSPPPNAGTYLGTPGEACTNDSAFDLSILLDGTEDLGGAWSDLDGSGASIAGNSADFNGIVAGTYDFVYTVAGVGSCADATSTVTVNISEAPTVSVDSETAICEGETLDLTAVSPSFTLSTGVQWTTSGDGSFTPDANSLTPTYNPGPIDMNAGSVNLTITTTGNGICSASSAIVNVNISRTNNAGTYVGTAAEVCATETAFDFTTLLDGSQDAGGSWIDSDGSGATISGDFGDFNGVNAGTYNFEYLVSDGVCADAVSSVAVVVNNIPQITINTSIESCGGVVLDLSAANPAFSSFESLLWSSSGDGSFNDNAVAEPLYTPGINDLVNGSVTLTVQASALGSCVDVSESILVTFKESPEITFPANKVFYQENAEIDLNQFSDQIQITGADTYSWNIISGEGTFAAGAASSTQVYPVYTQNESSFPATIVLQLVATNTTTSCPTSKNFEFVIYDNPDYEALIDLYNLNNGESWSDNANWLSDGTSIGDWSGITVDGDNRVIGIDLTANGIEDITPLLSMVNNLTLFDISGNKLSFEQLQPFSAVPDFVFGNQDFEYTIPNEIFESLGTDISITVEANASANTFQWFKDSVPIEGETNQTLNLTNAQRSDEGFYYVEINNSNLPDLTLVSTITEVKISSLERDVIALREFYDSTNGDGWSTIVWDTTSDNPTEWSANDQDIIVEDNRVVEINLPENNLTGSVPNALNEVRGLRTINFANNAIEDLADLTALPNLTQLDLSGNALGYDDLERNISVEGFEFNSQANFGSEPDRKIPQGYDFTLSYEVDGSANVYEWYRNDELISTEDASKITIESITFGNMGEYRLEVKNTVVNAVNSEFTLNSNPVSIIATSVISGNVQDANEFATESGRIYPFSVSTDGSYDSVRLENGNYYMNIQANGFFEIANIELGDYVIFVNNDENSYPELLNTYYPNTIDWELAEIVSLRSDINDLLITMEGEPQELTGTSVLSGYLEEEYEEGERKLPRRKVSGAGVSVRTLSGSSREISFRSILQNNELVAYLETDENGEFEIPNLPAGRYSIKFDIPGVPMNQQSEINFDFTGEDQEALEIAAVSDNGQITVSKVKYTANKSELLKNITVYPNPSDGRFKIAGTEAISNIKLISSEGRLIEEITDFNSISNEVELDISNYPDGMYFMQIIWNDGLQSMNKLIKE; encoded by the coding sequence ATGCGAAAACTTTTCCTCTCAGTATTTTTTTTACTTACAGTAACCTCAGTAATGGGGCAACTTTCAGTAGGGACTTTAACTAAAACACAAACGACTATTTGTTCTAATGGCCAAAGTACAATAACCGTTAATTGGTCTGGAGGAACTCCTAATTACACTGTAAATTTTAACGTAATGGATCCAAATAACGTTAGTGCTGTGCTCAGAACTTTTACGCGGGAAGATGTAAGTGTTACCAGTGCTACTTATGGTTATCAGCCTCAAAATGCTGACATAATAGGTATATCAGGCGATGCTACCATACAGGTAGAAGTTATTGATGCCGGCAGTGAATCTGTGGTTTTCCCACTAACGACAATATCGGTAACACCGGGCCCAACAGCGGATGCTGGTCCTGACCAAACAATATGCGAAAGTGGAAGTGTAAATCTGGCAGGTTCTGCATCGAACTACTCAAGTGTGAGTTGGTCCTCGAGCGGAACGGGTACTTTTGATGACGCTTCAAGTCTGTCTCCCATATATACACCTAGTACAGCTGATGCACAGGATGGTTTTATAATCTTAACCTTAGATGTATTTAGTGATGATGTTAATTGTAGTTCAGAATTTGCAGACATGTTTTTAACGATTGAGAGTGCACCAAATGCAGGTACATATATTGGTACCGCTGCAGACGTTTGTAATTCAGAAACTGCCTTCGACTTAAATACTTTATTAGACGGTAGTCAAGATGTTGGAGGAAGCTGGTCGGATGATGACGGAAGTGGTGCTTTTATTTCTGGTTCTGTTGTTGATTTCATAGAAGTGTTAGCAGGGACTTATAATTTCACTTATACAGTTGTTGGATCTGGTGCGTGCCCTGATGATGTAGAAACTGTTACAGTGAATGTTTCGGAGGCACCATTTGCAGGTTTTTATGTTGGAAACCCCGCACCAGTATGTAACTCGGAGACTGCTTTCGACTTAACTACTGGTTTAGACGGTAGCCAGTATTTTGGAGGTACTTGGTCTGACGACAATGGAAGTGGAGCTATTATTTCTGGGGATTTCGCAGATTTTACTGGTGTTAGCCCCGGAACTTATGACTTCACTTATACCGTTACTGGACCTGGAGCCTGCCCAGATGATTCAGAAACTGTTTCTATTAATGTTGAAGCTGAACCAAGTGCGGGTACGTATATTGGAGTTGCTGCTGAGATTTGCACTCTTGACCCTCCGTTTGATTTGAGTACTTTATTAGATGGCAGTCAAGACGGAGGAGGATTTTGGAATGATATTAGTGGGAGTGAAGCATCAATTTCCGGTGATTTAGCCGACTTTGGTCCCGTATTACCCGGGACATATGATTTTGAATATGTAGTTACTGGTGCAGGTAGTTGTCCATCTGCCACAGAGGTGGTTACCGTTAATTTATCTCCTCCTCCCAATGCGGGAACATATTTAGGTACGCCTGGTGAGGCGTGTACGAATGATTCTGCTTTTGATCTTTCAATTCTTCTTGATGGAACTGAAGATTTGGGAGGAGCCTGGTCAGATTTAGACGGTAGTGGCGCTTCGATTGCTGGGAATTCAGCTGATTTCAATGGGATAGTTGCAGGTACTTACGACTTTGTCTACACAGTTGCTGGAGTAGGAAGCTGTGCTGATGCTACTTCTACAGTAACGGTAAATATTTCTGAAGCTCCCACCGTAAGTGTTGATTCAGAAACTGCAATCTGCGAAGGGGAAACCTTAGATTTGACTGCTGTTAGTCCTTCTTTTACATTGTCAACAGGTGTGCAGTGGACTACTTCAGGTGATGGAAGTTTCACTCCCGATGCTAATTCCCTGACACCAACCTATAATCCTGGCCCGATAGACATGAATGCCGGATCAGTTAATTTAACCATCACCACTACAGGAAATGGAATCTGCTCAGCATCATCAGCCATAGTAAATGTTAATATAAGCCGTACAAATAATGCAGGCACTTATGTTGGTACAGCTGCAGAAGTCTGTGCTACCGAAACAGCTTTTGATTTCACTACATTACTTGATGGTAGCCAGGATGCTGGCGGTAGTTGGATAGATAGTGATGGAAGCGGAGCTACAATTTCTGGAGATTTTGGAGATTTTAATGGAGTGAACGCTGGAACTTATAATTTTGAGTATTTAGTTTCCGATGGGGTTTGTGCCGATGCGGTATCTTCTGTTGCGGTAGTAGTAAATAATATACCTCAAATAACTATAAACACTTCAATTGAATCTTGCGGTGGGGTAGTACTTGATCTGTCCGCGGCAAATCCTGCTTTTTCATCTTTTGAAAGCTTGCTGTGGAGTAGCAGTGGAGATGGCTCTTTTAATGATAACGCTGTTGCAGAGCCACTTTATACGCCTGGAATTAATGATTTGGTAAACGGATCTGTTACTTTAACTGTTCAAGCTTCAGCGCTTGGGAGTTGTGTCGATGTTTCTGAAAGCATATTGGTGACTTTTAAAGAAAGTCCTGAAATTACCTTTCCAGCGAACAAAGTGTTTTACCAGGAAAATGCTGAAATAGATTTGAATCAATTCAGTGATCAAATTCAGATTACTGGAGCAGACACTTATAGTTGGAACATCATCTCAGGCGAAGGTACTTTTGCAGCAGGAGCTGCTTCTTCTACTCAAGTTTACCCTGTCTATACGCAAAATGAAAGTAGTTTCCCTGCAACTATTGTTTTGCAATTAGTAGCAACTAATACAACGACTTCGTGTCCTACTTCTAAGAATTTTGAGTTTGTGATTTATGATAACCCTGACTACGAAGCATTGATCGATTTATATAATCTTAACAATGGTGAATCGTGGAGCGATAACGCAAACTGGTTGAGTGATGGGACAAGCATTGGTGATTGGTCAGGAATTACGGTTGATGGAGATAATAGAGTAATTGGCATCGACTTAACCGCAAATGGTATTGAAGATATCACCCCATTGTTGTCGATGGTAAATAATTTGACGTTGTTTGATATAAGTGGAAATAAGTTGAGTTTTGAACAACTGCAGCCTTTTAGTGCGGTTCCAGATTTCGTTTTCGGCAATCAGGATTTTGAATATACTATTCCAAATGAAATTTTTGAAAGCTTAGGTACTGATATTTCGATTACAGTGGAAGCGAATGCTAGTGCGAATACTTTTCAGTGGTTTAAAGATTCTGTACCAATAGAAGGTGAAACAAATCAGACTCTTAATTTGACAAATGCACAAAGATCAGATGAAGGTTTTTACTATGTTGAAATAAATAATTCAAATTTACCTGATTTGACTTTGGTTTCAACTATCACTGAAGTAAAAATATCTTCTTTAGAAAGGGATGTAATTGCACTTAGAGAATTTTATGATTCAACTAATGGAGATGGGTGGAGCACTATTGTTTGGGATACTACATCTGACAACCCAACTGAATGGTCTGCAAACGATCAAGATATAATTGTAGAAGATAATAGAGTAGTTGAAATTAATTTACCAGAGAATAATTTGACTGGTTCAGTTCCAAATGCTTTAAATGAAGTTAGAGGTTTACGGACTATCAATTTTGCTAATAATGCTATTGAAGACTTAGCTGATTTGACTGCTTTACCAAATTTAACTCAATTAGATTTAAGCGGAAATGCTTTAGGATATGATGATTTAGAACGGAATATTTCAGTTGAAGGATTTGAATTTAATAGTCAAGCAAATTTTGGAAGTGAACCAGATCGAAAAATCCCCCAAGGTTATGATTTTACTTTGAGCTATGAAGTCGATGGTTCAGCAAATGTTTATGAATGGTATAGAAATGATGAATTAATCAGCACTGAAGATGCAAGTAAAATCACTATTGAATCTATTACTTTTGGAAATATGGGAGAGTACAGATTGGAAGTGAAAAATACAGTCGTCAATGCGGTGAACTCGGAATTTACTTTAAATTCAAATCCAGTAAGCATTATTGCAACTTCAGTAATTTCTGGTAATGTGCAAGATGCTAATGAATTTGCTACAGAAAGTGGGCGAATTTACCCGTTTAGTGTTTCAACTGATGGTTCTTATGATAGTGTAAGACTTGAGAATGGAAATTACTATATGAATATTCAAGCCAACGGTTTTTTTGAAATAGCGAATATTGAATTGGGTGATTATGTAATTTTTGTCAACAATGACGAAAATAGTTATCCTGAGTTATTGAATACCTATTATCCAAATACCATTGACTGGGAATTGGCGGAAATTGTTAGCTTAAGATCAGATATTAATGATTTATTGATAACAATGGAAGGAGAACCCCAAGAGCTAACAGGAACTTCGGTATTAAGTGGTTATTTGGAGGAAGAATATGAAGAGGGAGAAAGAAAGTTACCTAGAAGAAAGGTGAGTGGTGCTGGTGTAAGTGTAAGAACATTGTCTGGTTCAAGTCGTGAAATCTCCTTTAGATCAATTTTACAAAATAATGAGTTAGTGGCTTATCTGGAAACTGATGAAAATGGTGAATTTGAAATACCTAATCTTCCAGCAGGACGGTATTCAATTAAATTTGATATTCCGGGGGTTCCAATGAATCAACAATCTGAAATTAACTTTGATTTTACGGGTGAAGATCAAGAGGCTCTTGAAATAGCAGCTGTTTCCGATAATGGCCAGATTACTGTATCAAAAGTAAAATATACTGCTAATAAATCAGAATTGTTAAAGAATATTACGGTCTATCCCAACCCTTCTGATGGGAGATTTAAAATAGCTGGAACTGAAGCTATTTCAAATATTAAACTCATTAGTTCAGAAGGAAGATTGATTGAAGAAATTACAGATTTCAATTCTATTTCTAATGAAGTAGAATTAGACATTAGTAATTATCCTGATGGCATGTACTTCATGCAAATCATTTGGAATGATGGATTACAAAGCATGAATAAGTTAATCAAAGAATAA
- a CDS encoding N-acetylmuramoyl-L-alanine amidase, whose protein sequence is MSNQIIAQNDNIHTSFQLNIDNNQRLIQETTFSFTAIALKSREIDDFSKIGFIYMSDTIYFSNDLHSNENSEYFYSSLIHFDEALKSIELFSQDKIDELEVVLINGSGNYSDFSQRQNQSIQNINCELNGVIQQSEWRAGLPEPSYNRVFTTTENMIVHHSAGSNNISDFTQAVRDIYIYHTEENGWSDIGYNYLVAPDGVVYAGRDPADGKQDEVMGAHFCGSNSNTMGVCLMGNYETVEPTSIMIESLEKVLSWKAFTDELNVLESNTHPLNSNLGVIAGHRDGCSTACPGENVYKRLQDIRVKVDEQLSVCNGEEEEEEESPVVELEIDSILNQKIYPNPIKTDFSFSFNISQNKQDDLDYILVFNQEGKSIKWQNLYFYENKLEVKLPNTLKPGIYFLQTIFKDGEKKSQQFLIQ, encoded by the coding sequence ATGAGTAATCAAATAATTGCTCAGAATGATAATATCCATACTTCTTTTCAACTTAATATTGATAATAATCAAAGGTTAATTCAAGAGACTACTTTCAGCTTTACAGCAATTGCCCTAAAGTCAAGAGAGATAGATGATTTTTCAAAGATCGGTTTTATTTATATGTCAGATACCATCTATTTTTCAAATGATTTACATTCAAATGAAAACTCCGAATATTTTTATTCTAGTTTAATTCATTTTGACGAAGCTTTAAAATCAATTGAGTTATTCAGCCAGGACAAGATTGATGAATTGGAGGTTGTTCTCATAAATGGTAGTGGGAACTATTCTGATTTTTCACAAAGGCAAAATCAATCAATTCAAAATATTAATTGTGAATTAAATGGAGTTATTCAGCAATCAGAATGGAGAGCTGGACTTCCTGAACCTTCTTACAATAGAGTCTTCACGACTACTGAAAATATGATAGTGCATCATTCAGCTGGTTCTAATAATATTTCTGATTTTACCCAGGCCGTGCGCGATATTTATATTTATCATACAGAGGAAAACGGTTGGTCAGATATAGGCTATAATTATTTAGTTGCTCCTGATGGTGTTGTTTACGCTGGAAGAGATCCTGCTGATGGTAAACAGGATGAGGTAATGGGAGCGCATTTTTGTGGCTCCAATTCCAATACTATGGGTGTGTGCCTTATGGGAAATTATGAAACCGTTGAGCCGACTTCAATTATGATAGAGAGCCTTGAGAAGGTTTTAAGTTGGAAGGCCTTCACAGATGAATTAAATGTTTTAGAAAGTAATACTCATCCTTTAAATTCTAATCTTGGTGTAATTGCTGGGCATCGAGATGGTTGTAGTACTGCATGTCCAGGAGAAAATGTTTATAAGCGATTGCAAGATATTCGAGTGAAAGTAGATGAGCAGTTGTCTGTTTGTAATGGGGAAGAGGAGGAGGAAGAAGAAAGCCCTGTGGTTGAATTAGAAATCGATTCTATCCTAAATCAAAAAATTTATCCTAATCCAATAAAAACTGATTTTTCATTTAGTTTTAATATTTCACAAAATAAACAAGATGATTTGGATTATATTCTGGTTTTTAATCAAGAAGGTAAAAGTATAAAGTGGCAAAATCTTTATTTCTATGAAAATAAACTAGAAGTAAAACTACCCAATACTTTAAAACCAGGTATTTATTTTTTACAGACCATTTTCAAAGATGGAGAGAAGAAATCACAGCAATTTTTAATACAGTAA
- a CDS encoding HAD family hydrolase, whose product MQKIKTIIFDLGGVIINLYVDKTISAFSKLSGLSDKEVEKAYLSADVFKEYEKGLISDAEFRNSLKANFNLKATDTEIDEAWNAMLGEIPADRIEAIKSLMRDYKCIVLSNTNAIHAKAFHEKLTDSFQYQHLNDLFHEVYFSHELNQRKPDQEIYQNVLGLSQTEAGKALFMDDSQLNLDSASELGIQTLHIPRNNGFINLVEDKLSKI is encoded by the coding sequence TTGCAAAAAATTAAAACTATCATTTTCGATTTAGGAGGTGTAATCATTAACTTATATGTTGATAAAACCATCTCAGCATTTTCTAAATTATCTGGCTTGTCTGATAAGGAAGTAGAAAAAGCATATTTATCAGCCGATGTTTTTAAAGAGTATGAAAAAGGGCTGATATCCGATGCTGAATTTCGAAATAGTTTAAAGGCTAATTTTAATTTGAAAGCAACTGATACAGAAATTGATGAAGCTTGGAATGCTATGCTAGGTGAAATTCCAGCTGATAGAATTGAAGCTATAAAGAGTTTAATGCGAGATTATAAGTGCATTGTTTTAAGCAATACCAATGCGATTCATGCTAAGGCCTTCCATGAAAAATTAACAGACTCTTTTCAATATCAGCATTTAAATGATCTCTTTCATGAAGTGTATTTTTCTCACGAATTGAATCAAAGAAAGCCTGATCAAGAAATCTATCAAAATGTTTTAGGCCTGTCCCAAACAGAAGCTGGCAAAGCCCTGTTTATGGATGACTCCCAATTAAATTTGGATTCTGCATCTGAACTAGGAATTCAAACACTACACATTCCTAGAAATAATGGTTTTATAAATTTAGTAGAGGATAAATTATCTAAAATATGA
- a CDS encoding site-2 protease family protein, whose product MIEKNTRYYAKKIILFVLTFITTTLAGSEWVTNRIIFYSPDYSWADFLAGMHYSIPFLFILTVHEFGHFFMAKYHKVEVTLPNYIPLWLGFMGSVSFGTLGALIQIVGPIKSRKQFFDIGIAGPIAGFVVALGVLFYGFTNLPEPEYIFEIHPEYEQYGMDYADHVYDDEEIMSISLGNSLLFSWFENNVADPERLPNHREIIHYPYLFAGFLALFFTALNLIPIGQLDGGHVIYGLFGAKNHQIIAFTLYMIFTFVAGLGLITAGIDLGDFALYSTMYVGFLYFSFKGLGFQQSTTLMLAVGMFVAQYLTSYIFPSVTGFSGYLLFVFLLGRLIGVKHPVAPDDTPLSTGRKVLGWICLIIFIICFSFEPLVLE is encoded by the coding sequence ATGATTGAGAAAAATACCCGTTACTATGCAAAGAAAATTATTCTCTTTGTATTAACCTTCATTACTACAACACTAGCAGGTTCGGAATGGGTTACCAATCGTATTATTTTCTATTCTCCCGATTATTCTTGGGCCGATTTCCTTGCAGGGATGCATTATTCAATTCCATTTTTATTCATTCTAACTGTACACGAATTTGGTCACTTTTTTATGGCTAAATACCATAAAGTAGAAGTTACACTTCCTAATTATATTCCGCTTTGGTTGGGATTTATGGGTTCTGTTTCTTTCGGTACATTAGGGGCATTAATTCAGATCGTTGGGCCTATTAAATCCAGAAAGCAGTTTTTTGATATTGGCATTGCGGGGCCAATAGCTGGTTTTGTAGTGGCATTAGGTGTTTTGTTTTATGGATTTACTAATTTACCTGAACCTGAATATATATTTGAGATTCACCCTGAATACGAGCAATATGGAATGGATTATGCCGACCATGTTTATGATGATGAAGAAATAATGAGTATAAGTTTAGGGAATAGTCTACTGTTTAGTTGGTTTGAGAATAATGTAGCTGACCCTGAGCGATTGCCCAATCACAGAGAAATTATTCATTATCCTTATTTGTTTGCAGGCTTTTTAGCACTATTCTTTACAGCTTTAAATTTAATTCCTATTGGTCAGCTGGATGGAGGGCATGTGATTTATGGCTTATTTGGAGCCAAAAATCATCAAATCATCGCCTTTACCCTCTATATGATTTTCACATTTGTAGCAGGCTTAGGATTGATCACTGCTGGAATAGATTTAGGTGATTTTGCTTTATACAGTACCATGTATGTAGGCTTTTTATATTTCTCTTTCAAAGGCTTAGGATTTCAACAATCCACAACCTTAATGTTAGCAGTGGGCATGTTTGTCGCACAATATTTAACATCCTATATATTTCCTTCTGTTACAGGTTTTTCAGGTTATTTACTCTTTGTATTTCTGTTAGGAAGATTGATCGGTGTTAAACATCCAGTCGCCCCTGATGACACCCCACTTAGCACAGGAAGAAAAGTATTAGGCTGGATTTGTCTCATTATTTTCATTATCTGTTTTAGTTTTGAGCCTTTGGTTTTGGAGTGA